One window from the genome of Streptomyces sp. WZ-12 encodes:
- the ilvA gene encoding threonine ammonia-lyase, giving the protein MADHTSHASHRPTGSAPTAPAGPGGITVDDVREAQKLLSGVARTTALESSRYLSELVGAPVHLKCENLQRTGSFKIRGAYVRIARLSAEERAAGVVAASAGNHAQGVALAASLLGVASTVFMPVGAPLPKVAATREYGAEVRLHGQVVDETLAAAQEHARRTGAVFIHPFDHRDIIAGQGTVGLEILEQCPEVRTVVVGVGGGGLAAGIAVAVKALRPDVRVVGVQAAAAACYPPSLAVGRPVAIEPLATMADGIKVGRPGDVPFEIVHRLVDGVRTVTEDELSGALLLCLERAKLVVEPAGASPVAALLSSPGSFEGPVVAVLSGGNVDPLLMQRILRHGMAAAGRYLSLRLRLTDRPGALATLLGVLTLVDANVLDVGHVRTDPRLGLTEVEVELHLETKGPEHCAEVGAALRAAGYDMVAV; this is encoded by the coding sequence CGCGAGGCGCAGAAGCTGCTGTCCGGGGTGGCGCGGACCACCGCGCTGGAGAGCAGCCGCTATCTGTCGGAGCTGGTGGGCGCCCCCGTCCACCTCAAGTGCGAAAACCTCCAGCGCACCGGCTCGTTCAAGATCCGCGGCGCGTATGTGCGGATCGCCCGGCTGTCGGCGGAGGAGCGGGCGGCCGGCGTGGTGGCGGCGAGTGCCGGCAACCACGCGCAGGGGGTGGCGCTGGCGGCGTCCCTGCTGGGGGTGGCCTCGACGGTCTTCATGCCGGTCGGCGCCCCGCTGCCGAAGGTCGCCGCGACCCGCGAGTACGGCGCCGAGGTGCGGCTGCACGGCCAGGTCGTGGACGAGACGCTGGCCGCCGCCCAGGAGCACGCGCGGCGGACCGGGGCGGTCTTCATCCACCCCTTCGACCACCGCGACATCATCGCGGGCCAGGGCACGGTCGGCCTGGAGATCCTCGAACAGTGCCCGGAGGTGCGGACCGTCGTCGTGGGCGTGGGCGGCGGTGGGTTGGCGGCGGGCATCGCCGTCGCGGTCAAGGCGCTGCGGCCGGACGTGCGGGTGGTCGGGGTGCAGGCGGCGGCCGCGGCCTGCTATCCGCCGTCGCTGGCGGTGGGGCGGCCGGTGGCGATCGAGCCGCTGGCCACGATGGCCGACGGGATCAAGGTGGGGCGCCCCGGGGACGTGCCGTTCGAGATCGTGCACCGGCTGGTGGACGGCGTCCGCACGGTCACCGAGGACGAGTTGTCCGGCGCCCTGCTGCTGTGCCTGGAGCGGGCGAAGCTGGTGGTGGAGCCGGCGGGGGCGAGCCCGGTGGCGGCGCTGCTGTCCTCGCCCGGCTCGTTCGAGGGGCCGGTGGTCGCGGTGCTCTCCGGCGGCAACGTCGATCCGCTGCTGATGCAGCGGATCCTGCGGCACGGCATGGCCGCCGCCGGCCGCTACCTCTCCCTCCGGCTCCGCCTGACCGACCGTCCGGGCGCGCTGGCCACCCTCCTCGGCGTCCTCACGCTGGTGGACGCCAACGTCCTCGACGTGGGGCACGTCCGCACCGATCCCCGGCTCGGGCTCACCGAGGTCGAGGTCGAGCTGCACCTGGAGACCAAGGGGCCCGAGCACTGCGCCGAGGTGGGCGCGGCGCTGCGCGCGGCGGGGTACGACATGGTCGCGGTCTGA